The DNA sequence TTTCTTGACGCGAAACACCCACTTACAGCCGACAACATTctgagaggaagaagaaggaactaAAACCCAGGTACCAGTAGATAGTAGTGCATTAAACTCTGCTTGCATAGCAGATCGCCATTCAGCAAACTTAGAAGCTTGATTATAGGTTGTGGGGACATAATCATGAGAGGAGAGTAAGGGATGTTTGGTAGCAGTATAGGCTTTGGGTTTAAAAATACCATTTTTAGACCTAGTAACCATGGGATGAAAATTTGGAACTGGTAAAGGAGACAAGGAGGAAGATGGTGAAGGACTTAAAGGGGTTGGGAAGGGAGAAACAGGAGAAGTAGGAACAGGTAAAGGAGAAGAGATAGAAGGAGAACTGGGAAGAAAAAAGGATCAGAGAGAAACAGGAAATTGCAGATCAATATTAGGAGAGACAAGAGGAACAGAAACAGAAGCAGTAGCAGGCTTGGGAGCAAAAGGAAAAGACTGTTCATTAAACAAAACATGCCGAGAAATATAGACTCAGGCAGTGGCCATATCTAAGCACCGATAACCCTTGTGTTGCAAACTATAGCCAAGAAACACACACTGCTTGCTTTTGCCATCAAGTTTAGAATGAACATAAGGTTTTAACCATGGATAACAGCTACACCCAAAAACCTTGAGCCGAGTGTAATCAGGTAATGTTCGAAATAATAACTCCCAAAGAGACTGTGCAAGACCAGAAATAGGTAACCGGTTGATCAAATAAGTAGCAGTAGACAGAGCTTCAACCCAATAGACTTGAGGAACATGAGATGCTACTAACAGTGTCCGAGCTGTTTCAACAAGATGGCGATGCTTACGTTCTACACAGCCATTCTGTTCAGGTGTGTGTGGACAACTGAACTGATGAAAAATCCCATGTAAAGCAAGATAAGACTGAAAAGAAGTACTAGTAAATTCACCCCCTGAGTCAGAACGAATAGCTTTTATTTGATTGCCAACTGATTTCTCCACATAAGTCTTGAAGGTTACAAAAGTAGAATACACCtcagattttcttttcaaaggaAAGAACCAGCTATATCTGGTGTAATCATCAACTATCAAAAGATAGTACTGAAAACCACTTACAGAAGAAACAGGGGCAGGTCCCCATACATCACAATGAAGTAAAGCTAGACTATGAGAAGTAGAGGAACCAACAGAACAAAATGGCAGTTTATGATTTTTAGCTATAGCACAATCCGAACAGAATAAGTCAACTGAGGATTTACCAGCTAGGGCAAGCTTATTACCAGAAATCACTTTACGAAAAATAGTAGACGAAGGATGACCCAATCGACTATGCCAAATCTTCACAGGAGCTTTAATACTGACCAGAGCAGAGTGAGAACTTGAAGAGGAAAGACCAGGCAGAGGAGAGCCTTGCAGATGATAGGATCCATCCTTAACGGGTCCCCGCAAAAGCATCTTCCCCGTAGAACGATCCTTGACAAGAAATCCATCAGAATCAAGGGTCAATGAAACTGAATTATCGTTGACAAAGTGAAAGGCAGATAACAAGTTGTGCTTCATTTGAGGAACATGAAGGACATtgttcaatttaaaacaagaaCTAGGAGTACATAACAAAAAAGAACCAATATGATTGATAGACAGACCTTTACCATCACCAATATAAACTTTGTCTTCACCAGTGTAAGGAGGGGGAGAAGAGATGTTGGAGATGTCATTTGTAATGTGAGACGTAGCACCCGAGTCAATAAGccaggaaggagaagaggacttgGATGTGTAATGGGCGCACATTGCAGCAAGCTTTGCTGGAGGAATTCGACTAGAAATATCTGGATTCATGCGATCAAAACAGTCAATGGCTTCATGACTGGAGTTCCCACAGATCTGACAGGGCATACGAAAACCAGAGGAGAATGGACCACGAGAACTAGAGTTGGAATGATGACCACGAGTTGAACCAGATTAGAATCCAGAATTGTAGTGGCCCCGATTGTTAAAAACACGAGAGTTGCGGCCACGATTAGAATTGTATCGAAAAGAATTATGAAGTGGAGAATGTTGAGCAGCCAAAGCTTGGGGTGGTGTAGGAAGAAGCGGTGGTGCAGCTTGAGCCGAGAGAGCATGAAATGGTTCAGTGCTTGGAGAGGATGCAAGTTTCTTCCGGCGAGTCATGGAAAGTTCCTTGGTGAGTAATAACCCATGGAGTTCATCAAGAGAAGTGGAAGACATACGGAGCATGATAGAATCAATGAATGATTCAAACTCATCAGGAAGACCAGCCAGTGTAGCAACAATAAGATCACGATCGGAGACCGAAGCACCGGCAACAGTAAGAGAATCAGAAATCTCTTTGATCTGTTGCAAGTAATCACCCATGGATTGAGAACCTTTCTGAAGATTCTGAAGACGAGAATGGAGCTGATGAATATGGGCATCAGAAACACCACCAAAACGCTGCTCAAGTTTGAGCCATAGATCTCTGGATGAAGAAACACCAACCGTGAATGGAACAACTTCCTCAGAGAGCGTGGAATTAAACCAGATGAGAAGATTCTGATCCTTCTCATACCAACTCTCAAAAGTAGGATTCAGAGATCGATCTGGTAGAAACGGCGCCGGACACGGTTCAGATCCATCAACAAGACCAAGAAGCTTGTAGCAACGAAGAATTGGGGCAAAAAGAGCACACCATGGCAAATAGTTCGAACGATTGAGCTTGATCGGGACCATGCTACCAATGTCTTGAATAGTAAGAGATGTGTACGATTGAgacaaattagggtttgaagCGGACGAATTCGGCAGAATCGGAGAAGAGGAGTCAGGAGGTAGCGCCATCAGAAATCAAGATCAAGAAGACAAAATCAAGATCAGAGAATCAATCAACCAGCAACAACTTACAAGACGAAGAACAGATCagagattggagaagaaatctCAGCGGAAGAGATCAGGATCGAAGAGTGCCGTGAGGCGGTGGCGATggataccatgaagaaaccaGAGAATACTAAGAGACTTGTTTTACTGAATATTCCTCTTCTCATTtactttgttttcttaattacaAATGTGTTTCTTAGTACATATATATAGCTGAAGCTATGCACAAGGTTTTCTCTAACAACCGTAACAAATATAACAAATCTAGGTAATTATTATTACAACTATAACAGAAATAATATCCTACACTATATGAGCTGTCATGACTTGGCATCTTTATCTTTACTAAGTACTCGGAAGTACCCAATAAAGTCCCTCCAAAGTCTCCCATCTTGTTACGATGCCAAGTGACATCATTGTATTAGACAGGGAAGATATTTTTGTGGTTGGCGGCCGCTCCTGAGGTGTCCAGGAGTGGGTATATTCCGACTGCTTTGCTGAAATATATGTTGCTCTAAGTGGCAATTCTACTGAAATTTCTCCGAAAAATTTGACATTCCATTTGCCTACACCGGATAGTAAACATGCGAGTCTAAACTCTAAATTAAACTAACCCAAACCCATTTTCACATCACCACAATCCAATTCATGAGAACCATTACTCGCTAAATGTTGCCCCATACATGAGTAATTAAACTCGTTTAAgaaaattttttaaatgattgaaaacgattttagaaaaaatgtttctaaaagtattttcagtcatttaaaagcactttttaaatgttcaatcatttaaaagcacttcctaAATGTGCcctaaattttatttgaaagtttttttcCGACTGCGAAATTAAAGCACCGTGATTAGATCGAAGTCCTTGGCCAATGGCCATCCTCAGCTAAAATCCAAGATGTATATAGCAGCCAGCAATTTTGGTTAAAAGCATATTCCATTTGGTTTCTATCTACGAACTTTCCAAAACGTTCATGTGATGTGATGGGATGATAagtagagatttttcaatgataCACAGGGTACATcaaatgtaataatataattggttggaaactttaaaaaaaaaaattcaagcaaTTTTATTATAACACTTGTTGTACCGGACCGTATTCCTGCACACTGAAAAAAATTTGGCTACGATATAGCTGTGTTGACTGTCCACTTATTGTctcatcatattttttttttgtcaaatttgatGGCTTTTTAGTTTCGGAAACTCTCAATTAGCATGCTATAATTCTCTCTAGAagtaatttttcataaaatatcAGTTGGAAGTGCCTTTAAAACAACTAAAAGACCtttgaaatcataaaaaatttagTACTTTTAGGTTGAAAAAACACTTAATGCTTTCTGAAAAAACACATGCCAAGCACCTTaagtgtacttttttttttttttttaaaaaaaccacttgcatttttatgaaaatataataAGCGCTTTTGTGTGAAAGTGGTTTTGAAAAATGCATTTTCAACACGACCAAATTTAATTGAAGGTTCTAAGTTGTCGAGTGAAACTTGGACTAAGTAAACAGGCCCTAACTTGATTGACGCGGTTGCAAGCAGAAGACTGGCACCCATTTCTTACCCGCAGAACACGTCTGTCATACTTTATTTCCCCTAAACCGTAACCAATAAGTCTCCTGCACCTATAAGTACATGTCCCCTCCCAAGCACTTTGAGCAACAACCCAAAAAAACACATACAAAAATGGCATCCAAAACACAAACCCTAGCCCTAACTCTGTCCCTCTTGATCCTCCTTTCTTCATGCAAGTCCTCCCAAGCCGCCGGAATTGCGATCTATTGGGGCCAAAATGGCAACGAAGGAACCCTGGCAGATGCTTGCAACTCAGGCAACTACCAGTTTGTTAACATAGCTTTCCTCACTACTTTCGGAAACAACCAAACCCCTGTCCTAAACCTCGCCGGCCACTGCGACCCCGCTAGTGGTACTTGCACGGGGCTGAGTGCCGACATCCAAACCTGCCAATCACAAAACATAAAAGTCCTCCTCTCGATTGGAGGGGGCTCCGGAAGTTACTCTCTCACTTCAGCTGATGATGCAAGGCAAGTTGCTGATTACATCTGGAACAACTTCTTAGGTGGTCAGTCCGCTTCGCGCCCGCTTGGGGACGCGGTTTTGGACGGCGTTGATTTCGACATTGAGGCGGGTGGTGCGCAGTTCTATGATGAGCTCGCCAGGTCACTCAACGGACACAACGGACAGGCAAAAACGGTCTATTTAGCCGCAGCTCCACAATGTCCGATCCCGGATGCTCACCTAGACGGCGCTATCCAAACCGGTTTATTTGACTACGTTTGGGTTCAGTTCTACAACAACGGCCAATGCCAGTATGCAGACGGTAAtgccgacgctcttttgaacaGTTGGAACCAATGGGCCTCGGTTCCGGCCACCCAGGTGTTCATGGGGTTACCGGCAGCTCCTGAGGCCGCTCCGAGCGGCGGTTTTATTCCTGCTGACGCTCTCAAGTCACAAGTTCTTCCAACTATTAAGAATTCGGCCAAGTATGGAGGAGTTATGCTTTGGAGCAGGCAGTATGACAACGGTTATAGTGCATCCATTAAGGACAGCATAAATTAACTTCTCTGCCTCAATGGATGCTGCTACTTATAATAAAGTGTGTTAGGGATGATGACGCATCATTtcttaccttttgaataaaacaTGCATATGTATTTTTGGAGACATATTTACAGATTCGAAATTCGGTGGTACAACACATATTATATAAATAGATGCacatttaaaaaacaaatttttctccACTTATATAATGGTATGTGATGTATCACTCTGTATTTCTGATAAACTGAAGAATTCATCGTATTTTTTACGATAAAACATGTTATTGCATGTActaatttttgaaattgaataaaatatagtTTTACATAAAGGGCGATGTGATGtagttatgaaaagaaattataGGTCCAAATAAATTGTCTTGTATCATTGTCAATGGTTTTACATGATTGGCCGGCACTGTGTGTATGGAGGCTAGCTAGCTCATATTGTAAGGGCTAGCTTTATACTTATTCAAAGGCTCTCTCAAATATGGAATGAAAGTAtcacatattagtataaaactaGCCTTTAAATGAAAGTGTCACGGTTGAAGTGGTACTACTGTATAACCTATTAATTTTTTGGAGGTATTGCATTCAATGTCTCAAAAAATTTTGAGCGGTACTACGGGTACTTtgagggggcgtttgtttgccctcactaagtcggactggactggactggactagctattagtccaataccgtgtttgttccatgctgggactaacattaatgagactaaaggggactagcatggacaaaactcttcactaagaggtcttagcgagacccctcaataaccatgggactagctaagactatcttctctttctcgtccttgtcatgctcaacgaccactcccgacagactcctcgtcatctctGGTCACCTacatcaatcattaactttccgactctcttttagatccatttcacaaccaactttcatataaaatataccaaattgaagctgggagtgacaagattacgattttacctaaatcgaggccaaaatgtggtcgaatgtggccggaaaatggcctggaagtcttggcctgtttgggcttcttcaaatccatgacagattcgagcatgcaaagctaagatctcggtccagggatggtgatgaattttttggcggtgctaactttatccaatttaacgagggttagctggaaaacacatcgggaaacctgtaactcgtcgggaaaattggagccgcGAGGTTCCGTttgaacaacgcatagctagagagggagggaggacagagaaatagagactggaattaataaggagtttgaccaggaatgagaaagagacatgaattgagaggtctgagaggaaaaaaagagggagagggagggacgatgagagaaaaggaaaagagtgggacggaaatggtaggaaaagatggagaaaaagataagatcataataaaatattaataatttaatattaaataatataatagaatttgttattatccagcttcttagtccaatactgcaccaaacgcttcactaagttagtccagtttagtctagtctaagccagtccagcttagtccttgaagctaatccaatCCGAGATAGTTCGGCGCAACAAACACCCCCTGAATGTTTTAATtgttatattttgatttttatatttttaaacaaaagttTAACGGTTAAAATGCATCGAGTACCGAGTACTCGGAAGTACCCAATAAAGTCCCTTCAAAGTCTCCCATCTTGTTAAGACGCCAAGTGACATCATTGTATTAGAAAGATATTTTTGGGGTTGCCGGCCGCTCCTTAGGCGGCCGTAAGTGGGTATATTCCAGCTGCTTCGCTGAATTCGGAAATTCTACTGGTGATAATAAAGAAGTCGTCGAAGTATGGTGGTGTGATGTTAAGTTTTGTGATGATAAAAGTGGATTTAGTTCTTCCATCATCGGAAGAGTTTGACTTTTGTAACTCAATGTTTTGGTTAGTCCCTAAAATATTATATCAAATAAATAGGATATCATTATCTTAATAAGATAAAGTGGTGCTATCTATgcacttaattttatttttcacatattctcttttaatttttgttatttgatattcttcaattcattcgatctaacagctgaaaattgagagaagtgtgcaaaaaataaaaaagaatttgtgAATAGCACTCTAATAAGATATTGTCAGTTTGATAATTATACAAACGAatgttgtttaattttgtttatgaaGTCCCTATCAACAATTTTTGTTTGACTTTTGACCTTAGTTAATAAATACCTCATTCCGTCGAGACCAGTTCAAGCGCTTACGATCTGTATAATCACGCTATCTATAAAATAACTTTCATAAAATTACGGACTCTCTCAATCTTGATCCTAACCTAGTCAACGTTCAACGGCCACGCGACAAACGGTATATGCTGCGGATATTATAAGGTGACAATCTGTCTCCTCAatcaaactactaaaaaaatttagacaGTTTGAGTAAAAATTTAAGACATTTCACTCAAACTGCCAAATTTATACTTAAACAACTTACTGTTCTAAAACATACACCCAAACTAATTAGGGGGAAAtcggaatacaaaaagaagcaGATAGGACCACAAAAGTGTGCAACAGAAGTAAAAACAACCAAAGCAAGAAACTATGACGACATTCCGCTGGAAGTACAACACAAAAGCTATCATTTGAAAC is a window from the Pyrus communis chromosome 16, drPyrComm1.1, whole genome shotgun sequence genome containing:
- the LOC137720094 gene encoding acidic endochitinase-like, producing MASKTQTLALTLSLLILLSSCKSSQAAGIAIYWGQNGNEGTLADACNSGNYQFVNIAFLTTFGNNQTPVLNLAGHCDPASGTCTGLSADIQTCQSQNIKVLLSIGGGSGSYSLTSADDARQVADYIWNNFLGGQSASRPLGDAVLDGVDFDIEAGGAQFYDELARSLNGHNGQAKTVYLAAAPQCPIPDAHLDGAIQTGLFDYVWVQFYNNGQCQYADGNADALLNSWNQWASVPATQVFMGLPAAPEAAPSGGFIPADALKSQVLPTIKNSAKYGGVMLWSRQYDNGYSASIKDSIN